A single window of Granulicella mallensis MP5ACTX8 DNA harbors:
- a CDS encoding TolC family protein → MQIRWSKAMGIGLAMCLCACASAQISLTSAVDLALRNNPKVLAAQASVNKARAALAQAHDAYIPSAGINGGYGGSTGVPLNVPVVFSLSSQSLVFNFSQPDYVRAAASGLQSATFALQDARDQVSEDVVVTYLSLDNAQQRQAAMLQEYGFATRLFRIVQDRLDAGQDSQSEFLGARLTADQIRAAQLQTDDEITALSDHLSRLTGLPERHLTVISSSIPALPPAGSFPENGPDSAGVRAAFASAKSKQETAFGDARYRFRPVLSFDANYSRISTSHTNYPLYYPGFQSDRHLSDNALSAGVQIQIPLFDRGHQDRARESAAEAARARFEAEEQRNQFFEGQLKLHHSIDELQANSKVAEDYRDIAQAKLDAVLVQLSANAGDPNKPQLTPKDEQNARLQERQRFVELLNMQFQLSQAQVNLMRQTGQLEPWLKAAATQPAATSITSPQ, encoded by the coding sequence ATGCAAATCCGGTGGTCAAAAGCGATGGGGATCGGCTTGGCCATGTGCCTTTGCGCCTGCGCGTCTGCGCAAATCTCACTGACTTCGGCTGTGGACCTCGCACTGCGCAATAATCCGAAGGTCCTGGCAGCGCAGGCCAGTGTCAACAAAGCCCGGGCCGCACTCGCGCAGGCCCACGACGCCTATATTCCCAGTGCGGGCATCAATGGCGGCTATGGCGGGTCTACAGGCGTTCCCCTCAATGTTCCAGTCGTCTTCAGTCTCTCCAGCCAATCCCTGGTCTTTAATTTCTCTCAGCCAGACTACGTTCGTGCAGCGGCATCCGGTTTGCAATCCGCCACATTTGCGCTGCAGGACGCTCGCGATCAGGTCTCCGAAGATGTTGTCGTCACCTATCTCAGTCTGGATAACGCCCAACAGCGTCAGGCGGCCATGCTCCAGGAGTACGGTTTTGCGACGCGTCTTTTCAGGATCGTTCAGGATCGGCTCGACGCTGGGCAGGACTCCCAGAGCGAGTTTCTCGGTGCCCGCCTGACCGCAGATCAGATTCGCGCGGCCCAACTCCAGACCGATGACGAGATCACTGCCCTATCGGACCATCTCTCCCGCCTCACCGGTCTCCCTGAACGCCATCTGACCGTCATATCCAGTTCAATTCCTGCGTTACCACCCGCCGGTTCATTTCCAGAGAATGGCCCAGACAGCGCTGGCGTACGGGCCGCTTTTGCGAGCGCCAAGAGCAAACAAGAGACTGCCTTTGGCGATGCGCGATACCGGTTCCGTCCCGTATTAAGTTTCGATGCCAACTACAGCCGCATCAGCACCAGCCATACCAACTACCCGCTGTACTACCCAGGGTTTCAGAGCGATCGGCACCTCAGCGATAATGCCCTCTCTGCTGGTGTTCAGATTCAGATTCCCCTGTTTGACCGCGGACACCAGGACCGCGCGCGCGAATCCGCCGCAGAAGCCGCCCGAGCCCGTTTCGAGGCAGAAGAACAGCGGAATCAGTTTTTCGAGGGGCAGTTGAAGCTTCACCACAGCATCGACGAACTCCAGGCAAACAGCAAGGTTGCCGAAGACTATCGTGATATTGCCCAGGCAAAGCTGGATGCGGTTCTGGTTCAACTTAGCGCCAATGCAGGGGATCCGAATAAACCGCAGCTAACCCCCAAAGACGAGCAGAATGCCCGCCTACAGGAGCGCCAGAGGTTCGTCGAGCTTCTCAATATGCAGTTTCAGCTTAGCCAGGCCCAGGTCAATCTCATGCGCCAGACGGGCCAACTCGAGCCATGGTTGAAAGCAGCGGCTACACAACCTGCGGCTACTTCAATAACATCCCCCCAATAA
- the hpnJ gene encoding hopanoid biosynthesis associated radical SAM protein HpnJ — MPLKTLLLNPPSFENFDGGASSRWPATREIESYWYPVWLAYPAGMLEGSKLLDAPPHHVSAEQTIEIAKDYEFLVLFTSTVGWAGDHGLARAIKKANPTMKICFVGPPVTTDPDRALNECEVLDFICRREFDFSVVEFANGKPLNEILGISYKDANGVIQHTPDRPQVEDLDAMPWATKIYKRDMDVTRYNVPFLLHPYISLYSTRGCPAQCTFCLWPQTLSGHAWRKRSSDDVAAEMAWAKQNFPDVKEFFFDDDTFNIQKVRTIELCEKLKPLGITWSCTSRVTTDRDTLKAMKEAGCRLLIVGFESGDPQILKNIKKGATVERARDFVKDCHDLGLIIHADFILGLPGETKESIWNTINFAKQLDCETIQVSVAHAYPGTEFYDYAKRNDFITNENMEDGGGHQMAHIEYPGLPTEYVMEMVHKFYDEYYFRPKAAFRVVWKAIVNRDVPRLYVEAKSFMKLRSQRNKAARAKKEENALKQQESVSMNA, encoded by the coding sequence ATGCCACTGAAAACCCTGCTCCTGAACCCGCCTTCCTTTGAAAATTTTGATGGTGGCGCCAGCTCCCGCTGGCCGGCCACACGCGAGATCGAATCGTACTGGTACCCGGTCTGGCTCGCTTATCCGGCGGGAATGCTGGAGGGGTCAAAGCTCTTGGACGCTCCGCCTCATCACGTCTCGGCTGAGCAGACGATCGAAATCGCCAAGGACTATGAGTTCCTGGTGCTCTTCACCTCGACTGTAGGCTGGGCTGGCGATCATGGTTTGGCTCGCGCCATCAAGAAGGCCAATCCGACGATGAAGATCTGCTTCGTCGGGCCCCCGGTTACCACCGATCCGGACCGTGCCCTGAATGAGTGCGAAGTCCTGGACTTCATCTGCCGCCGCGAGTTCGACTTTTCGGTTGTGGAGTTTGCCAACGGCAAGCCGTTGAACGAGATCCTCGGAATCAGCTACAAGGACGCCAACGGCGTCATCCAGCACACCCCAGACCGCCCGCAGGTCGAAGACCTCGACGCGATGCCGTGGGCTACCAAGATCTACAAGCGCGACATGGACGTGACACGCTACAACGTGCCGTTCCTGCTGCACCCGTACATCTCGCTCTACTCGACGCGCGGCTGCCCGGCACAGTGCACCTTCTGCCTCTGGCCCCAGACCCTCTCGGGTCATGCGTGGCGCAAACGCTCCTCAGATGACGTGGCCGCTGAGATGGCGTGGGCGAAGCAGAACTTCCCCGACGTCAAGGAGTTCTTCTTCGACGACGATACCTTCAACATTCAAAAGGTCCGCACCATCGAGCTTTGCGAGAAGCTGAAGCCGCTCGGCATCACCTGGAGCTGCACCTCGCGCGTTACCACCGACCGCGACACCCTCAAGGCCATGAAGGAAGCGGGCTGCCGCCTGCTGATCGTGGGCTTTGAGTCAGGCGATCCGCAGATCCTGAAGAACATCAAGAAGGGTGCGACCGTCGAACGTGCGCGCGACTTCGTCAAGGATTGCCATGACCTTGGGCTGATCATCCACGCCGACTTCATTCTCGGCCTCCCGGGTGAGACCAAGGAGTCGATCTGGAATACGATCAACTTCGCCAAGCAGCTGGATTGCGAGACGATTCAGGTATCGGTCGCTCACGCCTACCCTGGCACGGAGTTCTACGACTACGCCAAGCGAAACGACTTCATCACCAACGAGAACATGGAAGACGGCGGCGGCCACCAGATGGCGCACATCGAGTACCCCGGCCTTCCGACCGAGTACGTGATGGAGATGGTCCACAAGTTCTACGATGAGTACTATTTCCGCCCCAAGGCCGCGTTCCGCGTGGTCTGGAAGGCCATCGTGAACCGCGATGTGCCCCGTCTCTACGTCGAAGCCAAGAGCTTTATGAAGCTGCGCTCGCAGCGCAATAAGGCTGCCCGCGCCAAGAAGGAAGAGAACGCTCTGAAGCAGCAGGAGAGCGTGAGCATGAACGCGTAG
- a CDS encoding EamA family transporter gives MKHTLKPSQYAVLIAIMLTASVGDSLLSKGMGQVGQVDMHHLGLLWHALFNPFVDAGIVLLIGFFACYTTALSWADLTFVMPATAFGYVVIALLGRFWLHEQLSPTRWAGILLIVCAVGFVAGGPSRTEHHELDTMDSGVGR, from the coding sequence ATGAAGCACACACTCAAGCCGTCACAGTACGCTGTCCTGATCGCGATTATGCTCACAGCGTCCGTAGGCGATTCCCTGTTGTCGAAGGGCATGGGACAGGTAGGACAGGTGGACATGCACCACCTCGGACTGCTCTGGCATGCGCTCTTCAATCCTTTTGTCGACGCCGGTATCGTGCTCCTGATCGGCTTCTTTGCCTGCTACACGACAGCACTGAGCTGGGCCGATCTCACCTTTGTCATGCCGGCGACGGCGTTCGGCTATGTGGTGATTGCCCTGCTGGGGCGTTTCTGGCTGCATGAGCAGTTGTCCCCTACTCGATGGGCTGGCATTCTGCTGATCGTCTGCGCTGTAGGCTTTGTCGCGGGCGGGCCGTCGAGGACCGAGCATCACGAGCTGGATACGATGGACTCCGGGGTGGGCCGCTAA